One genomic region from Muriicola soli encodes:
- a CDS encoding sulfate adenylyltransferase subunit 1, with protein sequence MEIERNELLRFSTAGSVDDGKSTLIGRLLYDSKSIFEDQLEAIENTSRKKGHDGVDLALFTDGLRDEREQGITIDVAYRYFTTPKRKFIIADTPGHVQYTRNMVTGASTANATIILVDARHGVIEQTKRHAFIASLLHIPHVIVCINKMDLVGFSEDVFHKIVNQFEEFAAKLLIRDIRFIPISALLGDNVVNRSDNMTWYQAAPLLHTLETMHISSDLNKVDARFPVQTVLRPQRDGFIDYRGYAGRIASGFYRKGDKVTVLPSGFSSKVKSITGPNGELEEAFAPMSIAIELEDDIDVSRGDMIVRSNNVPDSSQDIEVMLCWLNNRPAQPRAKYTLMHTSNEQKAMIREVMYKYDINTMERIKDDKQLTMNDISKVKLRTTKPLLIDAYKDNRFSGSLILIDDQTNETVAAGMII encoded by the coding sequence ATGGAAATAGAACGCAACGAATTACTTCGATTCTCAACTGCCGGCAGCGTTGATGACGGGAAAAGCACCTTGATTGGCCGATTATTGTACGATTCCAAATCGATTTTTGAAGACCAGCTGGAAGCCATAGAGAATACCAGCAGGAAAAAAGGACATGACGGGGTAGACCTGGCTCTTTTTACGGATGGCCTTCGAGATGAGCGGGAACAGGGAATTACCATTGACGTGGCTTACCGGTATTTTACAACTCCAAAACGTAAATTTATAATCGCTGATACTCCCGGCCATGTGCAGTACACCCGGAATATGGTAACCGGAGCTTCAACGGCTAATGCTACTATTATTTTAGTGGATGCGAGACACGGGGTGATAGAACAAACTAAAAGGCACGCCTTTATTGCATCTTTATTGCATATTCCCCACGTTATCGTTTGTATTAACAAGATGGATTTGGTCGGTTTCTCTGAAGATGTTTTTCATAAGATCGTCAATCAATTTGAGGAATTTGCCGCTAAATTATTGATAAGAGATATCCGATTTATTCCTATAAGTGCGCTGCTGGGAGATAACGTAGTCAACCGATCTGACAACATGACCTGGTACCAGGCCGCGCCATTGTTACACACTTTAGAGACCATGCATATCAGTAGTGACCTCAACAAAGTGGATGCCAGATTCCCTGTTCAGACTGTGCTCAGACCTCAAAGAGACGGTTTTATTGATTACAGGGGCTATGCAGGGCGAATTGCCAGTGGTTTTTACAGAAAAGGAGATAAGGTCACTGTTCTACCTTCCGGTTTTTCATCAAAAGTAAAATCGATCACCGGTCCGAACGGCGAACTTGAAGAAGCATTTGCGCCCATGTCCATCGCAATTGAACTGGAAGATGATATCGACGTAAGTAGAGGTGATATGATTGTTCGTTCTAACAATGTCCCTGATTCTTCACAGGATATAGAGGTGATGTTATGCTGGTTGAACAACCGTCCGGCACAACCAAGAGCTAAATATACCCTAATGCATACTTCAAATGAACAAAAGGCGATGATCAGGGAAGTGATGTATAAATACGACATCAATACCATGGAGAGAATCAAGGACGACAAACAACTTACAATGAATGATATCAGTAAGGTAAAGTTAAGAACAACAAAACCTTTGCTCATTGACGCCTACAAAGACAATCGGTTTTCCGGAAGTCTCATCCTAATTGATGATCAAACCAATGAAACTGTTGCAGCAGGAATGATCATCTAA
- the cysD gene encoding sulfate adenylyltransferase subunit CysD produces MSKYYLSYLEELESEAIFVLREVWAQFQNPVILFSGGKDSIVVTHLAKKAFYPSKIPFALMHVDTGHNFPETIEFRDRLIKDLGAQLIVGSVQESIDQGRVAEEKGKSATRNALQITTLLDAIESNKIDCAIGGGRRDEEKARAKERFFSHRDDFGQWDPKNQRPELWNLFNGKYFEGEHFRVFPISNWTEMDVWNYILQEKIEIPSLYLAHEREVVWRNNSWIPNSEFLRLDEREEVVTKKIRFRTLGDITITGGIESEADTLEKIVQEVSAMRQTERGNRSDDKRSENAMEDRKKLGYF; encoded by the coding sequence ATGAGTAAGTACTACCTGAGTTATCTTGAAGAATTAGAATCGGAAGCCATTTTTGTGCTTCGGGAAGTATGGGCCCAGTTCCAGAACCCCGTAATCCTTTTTTCAGGGGGAAAAGATTCTATTGTGGTGACACACCTGGCTAAAAAAGCCTTCTATCCCAGTAAAATTCCCTTTGCTCTGATGCATGTGGATACCGGGCATAATTTCCCGGAGACTATTGAATTCAGAGACCGGTTAATCAAAGACCTGGGCGCGCAACTTATTGTTGGATCTGTGCAGGAATCCATAGATCAGGGAAGGGTAGCTGAAGAAAAAGGAAAAAGTGCAACTCGTAACGCCCTGCAGATTACTACTCTTCTCGATGCCATAGAAAGTAATAAAATCGACTGTGCCATAGGCGGAGGCCGTCGCGATGAGGAAAAAGCCAGGGCCAAGGAGCGCTTTTTCTCCCACAGGGATGATTTCGGACAATGGGATCCCAAAAATCAACGGCCCGAATTATGGAATCTCTTCAACGGAAAGTATTTTGAAGGGGAGCATTTCCGGGTTTTCCCCATCAGTAACTGGACAGAAATGGACGTCTGGAACTATATCCTCCAGGAAAAAATCGAGATCCCCTCCCTTTACCTGGCTCATGAGCGTGAGGTTGTCTGGCGTAACAATTCATGGATTCCAAATTCGGAATTTCTGAGGCTCGATGAGCGGGAAGAAGTAGTTACCAAAAAGATCCGATTCAGAACATTAGGCGACATCACTATCACCGGTGGTATTGAATCTGAAGCAGACACGCTGGAGAAGATAGTACAGGAAGTATCGGCTATGCGCCAGACAGAACGGGGAAACCGAAGCGATGATAAACGCTCGGAAAACGCCATGGAGGATCGGAAAAAACTGGGTTATTTTTAA
- the cysC gene encoding adenylyl-sulfate kinase has protein sequence MERNIVKHHFKVTPEDRRQRSGHNSFMVLFTGLSGSGKSTIANALEQKLQGLNINTFILDGDNMRSGINKDLSFSPEDRSENIRRIGEIGKLFVDAGVVILAAFVAPYEKDRILIRNIVGLDTFVEVFVNTSLEVCEERDVKGLYKKARKGEITNMTGISAPYEAPTDPAVMITEKNTVEEAVELIFKAILPKLKLRNNE, from the coding sequence ATGGAAAGAAACATCGTAAAACACCATTTCAAAGTCACTCCGGAAGATCGGCGACAAAGAAGCGGGCATAACTCATTTATGGTCCTTTTTACGGGGTTGTCGGGTTCTGGCAAATCGACTATAGCCAATGCCCTAGAACAAAAATTACAGGGACTGAACATAAATACATTTATCCTCGACGGGGACAACATGAGGAGCGGGATCAACAAAGACCTCAGTTTTAGTCCTGAAGACCGCTCGGAAAATATCAGAAGGATTGGTGAAATAGGCAAATTATTTGTGGACGCCGGGGTCGTTATTCTTGCTGCTTTTGTTGCCCCTTATGAAAAAGACAGAATCCTTATCCGGAATATTGTCGGACTTGATACCTTTGTAGAAGTTTTTGTAAATACCAGCCTGGAGGTTTGTGAAGAACGAGACGTAAAAGGACTCTATAAAAAAGCACGAAAGGGTGAAATTACAAATATGACCGGGATCTCTGCTCCTTATGAAGCTCCAACAGATCCGGCAGTAATGATTACAGAAAAAAATACGGTGGAGGAAGCGGTGGAATTAATATTTAAGGCCATCCTACCTAAGCTAAAACTGAGGAACAATGAGTAA
- a CDS encoding DUF2061 domain-containing protein — protein sequence MATSSHKRHLAKTITWRMVGTLDTIVLSWIITGNPLTGLKIGGAEVVTKMILYYLHERVWFNIGIKESRKRHLFKTFTWRAIGTLDTFLLSWYISGSPLTGLQIGVAEVVTKMILYYFHERTWYKINFGLEQRRKKKSWKETS from the coding sequence ATGGCAACCTCCTCCCACAAACGGCACCTTGCCAAAACCATCACCTGGCGTATGGTGGGCACGCTCGATACGATAGTGCTTTCCTGGATCATAACCGGTAACCCTCTAACCGGATTAAAAATTGGCGGGGCGGAAGTGGTCACTAAGATGATTTTGTACTACCTGCACGAAAGGGTGTGGTTCAATATTGGTATTAAAGAGAGTAGAAAAAGACATTTATTTAAGACCTTTACATGGAGGGCTATTGGTACTCTGGATACTTTTTTATTGTCCTGGTACATTTCGGGTAGCCCACTCACCGGACTACAGATTGGTGTTGCTGAAGTAGTTACCAAAATGATTTTATATTATTTTCACGAACGAACCTGGTATAAAATCAATTTTGGCCTGGAACAAAGGCGTAAGAAAAAGTCATGGAAAGAAACATCGTAA
- the cysQ gene encoding 3'(2'),5'-bisphosphate nucleotidase CysQ translates to MEKNDFLSLMSAAAISAGDVILSVYDKVGLITQYKKDQSPLTEADLASNKVINEYLVKTPYPIISEENKQIDFNSRKSWETCWMVDPLDGTKEFIKRNGEFTVNIALIQDGRPILGVIYVPVTRELYYADVAQKKAYKSLIGNDHSMPEELFLEKDRIYPSNKTSTKIGVVGSRSHMNQDTLDFIADLEKENKEVEIVSKGSSLKFCLVAEGKADVYPRFAPTMEWDTAAGHAICSAVGLKVTDQHTKKELRYNKENLLNPYFLVST, encoded by the coding sequence ATGGAGAAGAATGATTTTCTAAGTTTGATGTCAGCTGCAGCTATTTCTGCTGGAGATGTCATCCTCTCGGTTTATGATAAGGTTGGTTTGATCACTCAATATAAGAAGGACCAATCTCCCTTGACAGAGGCAGACTTGGCATCTAACAAGGTGATCAATGAATACCTTGTCAAAACCCCCTACCCTATCATTAGTGAAGAAAACAAACAAATTGATTTCAACAGCAGAAAATCATGGGAAACCTGCTGGATGGTTGACCCGCTTGACGGTACTAAGGAGTTTATCAAACGCAATGGCGAATTCACCGTTAATATCGCCCTTATTCAGGACGGGAGACCCATTTTGGGCGTGATCTACGTTCCTGTTACCCGAGAGTTATATTATGCCGATGTAGCCCAGAAGAAGGCCTATAAGAGCCTTATCGGGAATGATCATTCTATGCCTGAAGAGTTGTTTTTGGAAAAAGATAGAATTTATCCCTCCAACAAGACGAGCACAAAGATAGGCGTAGTAGGAAGCAGGTCGCATATGAATCAGGACACCTTAGACTTCATTGCCGACTTAGAAAAAGAGAATAAAGAAGTTGAGATCGTCTCAAAAGGAAGCTCTTTGAAATTCTGCCTGGTAGCCGAAGGAAAGGCGGATGTTTATCCGCGTTTCGCACCTACTATGGAGTGGGACACAGCAGCAGGCCATGCCATCTGCAGTGCCGTGGGTTTAAAAGTTACCGATCAGCACACCAAAAAAGAACTACGCTACAATAAAGAAAATCTACTCAACCCCTATTTTCTGGTCTCTACCTGA